Proteins co-encoded in one Pocillopora verrucosa isolate sample1 chromosome 1, ASM3666991v2, whole genome shotgun sequence genomic window:
- the LOC136282147 gene encoding uncharacterized protein produces the protein MSSTLLPDYRDMEVTPLVENFESTLTSLLDTHAPTKKHTIILRPHAPWYNDSIDVEKKKRRKLEQQWRKLGLCIDRELYITLSGVTNDMIKNAKFNYYSSIITENKGNQLLHRKSELCYPTSSSNEQLVNDFAAFFHEKISKMRCTLSTESDSVINPLPDSPCCQWEFPDFRTVSSAEVSDYLISSGLKTCDLDPLPSILLRKCLNVLLPVITRIVNLLLTTGNIPHHFKEAMVTEKAAASQLIDYLNTNGLQEALQSAYKIAHTPLADIIQKLGLLYHLHADDCQIYVSFKSSPDEVSAALAKLEDCASEIYAWMAYNKLKLNCEKTGFLVIHAKHCPCPPIDEITIAGVKVEKSIKARNIGVIFDSLMDLEQHIDHIFSRTHKYDRITPALMDLHWLPVKRRISFNILPLTYEALNALAPQNISDLLVQYTPARTLHSSNKQFLQVPKFKLKTYGSRSFSYVAPYLWNKLPDTIRQAPSPATFKSKLKPYLFSQAFDL, from the exons ATGTCTTCGACGCTCCTACCTGATTATCGAGATATGGAAGTTACACCACTTGTAGAGAACTTTGAGAGTACTCTGACCAGTCTCTTAGACACACACGCACCGACTAAGAAGCACACAATTATTCTTAGACCCCATGCACCCTGGTATAATGATTCTATTGACGTAGAGAAGAAGAAACGAAGGAAGCTAGAGCAGCAATGGCGTAAGTTAGGGCTCTGTATTGACCGGGAGCTTTATATAACGCTGTCTGGTGTGACTAATGACATGATAAAAAACGCAAAATTTAATTACTATTCCTCTATCATTACGGAAAACAAGGGAAATCAGCTACTACACAGGAAATCAGAACTCTGTTATCCTACATCATCATCAAATGAACAACTTGTTAATGACTTTGCTGCTTTCTTTCATGAGAAGATATCTAAGATGCGCTGTACCTTATCAACTGAATCTGATTCTGTGATTAATCCACTGCCTGATTCTCCCTGCTGTCAATGGGAATTTCCAGATTTCCGTACTGTGAGCAGTGCTGAAGTTAGTGACTATTTAATTTCTTCTGGCCTTAAGACATGTGACTTAGATCCTCTACCTTCAATTTTATTAAGGAAATGCTTGAATGTACTGCTGCCGgtcatcacaagaattgtaaaCCTGTTACTAACTACGGGAAATATACCACACCATTTTAAAGAGGCAATG GTGACTGAGAAAGCCGCTGCTTCTCAGCTTATCGACTACCTTAATACTAATGGACTGCAGGAAGCGCTCCAATCTGCCTATAAAATTGCTCACA CCCCTCTTGCTGACATCATTCAAAAGCTTGGTCTCCTTTACCACCTCCATGCAGATGACTGTCAAATCTATGTGTCGTTTAAATCAAGTCCTGATGAAGTATCTGCTGCTCTTGCAAAATTGGAGGATTGTGCTAGTGAGATCTACGCTTGGATGGCATATAATAAACTAAAACTCAATTGTGAAAAGACTGGGTTTTTAGTAATACATGCCAAACATTGCCCGTGCCCACCAATAGACGAGATTACAATCGCTGGTGTTAAAGTAGAAAAGTCAATAAAAGCTAGAAACATTGGAGTAATCTTTGATAGTCTTATGGACCTTGAACAGCATATTGATCATATTT TCTCCCGTACTCACAAGTATGATAGAATTACGCCAGCCTTAATGGATCTCCATTGGCTACCTGTTAAACGACGTATATCTTTCAATATATTACCACTTACATATGAGGCCTTGAATGCCTTGGCGCCTCAAAATATATCGGACTTGCTAGTGCAGTACACACCAGCTAGAACTCTACACTCTTCTAACAAACAGTTCTTGCAAGTGCCTAAGTTTAAACTTAAGACTTATGGAAGCAGGTCATTTAGTTATGTTGCGCCCTACCTGTGGAACAAGCTCCCAGACACCATACGACAGGCACCATCACCTGCGACATTTAAGTCAAAGCTCAAGCCCTATCTTTTTAGTCAAGCTTTCGATCTGTAG
- the LOC131770304 gene encoding uncharacterized protein, whose protein sequence is MLITHNFCEALAKRATEFIKFPETEQEVLQSIGLFTNKSPFPHVVGAVDGSHIALKTVPVNERIEYFNRKQDYSIVIQGVADASFRFLDVSTGYPGSIHDARILRLSKLQREIDQGTWLNGPSKIIGSSEVGPLLVGDLAYPLSVWLMKPFKQTPTLTESQLRFNRALSQARVVTEQAFGILKGRWRCLYKPLEEKTSRVPTTIMACCVLQNICIDVGDPSAIDPVEDDDEMDQSSCNGDEQSDARGIREDIMNYLS, encoded by the coding sequence ATGCTGATAACGCACAACTTTTGTGAAGCACTTGCCAAACGGGCTACAGAATTTATTAAATTTCCAGAGACTGAGCAAGAGGTGCTACAAAGCATTGGCTTGTTCACAAACAAGTCCCCATTCCCGCATGTGGTAGGAGCAGTTGACGGTAGTCATATTGCATTAAAAACAGTGCCTGTCAACGAACGGATTGAATACTTTAATCGAAAGCAAGATTATTCTATTGTTATCCAAGGTGTCGCTGATGCGTCTTTTAGATTTCTTGATGTAAGTACGGGCTATCCCGGTAGCATTCACGACGCCCGTATTCTCCGTCTGAGCAAACTACAGAGAGAAATTGATCAAGGTACCTGGCTAAACGGGCCTTCAAAGATAATTGGGAGTTCCGAAGTTGGTCCTCTTCTGGTAGGGGACTTGGCGTATCCCTTGTCTGTTTGGCTGATGAAGCCTTTTAAGCAAACACCTACATTAACTGAGAGCCAATTGCGTTTCAATCGTGCCCTCAGCCAAGCCCGAGTAGTTACAGAACAAGCTTTCGGAATTTTGAAAGGTCGTTGGAGGTGTCTCTATAAACCACTGGAGGAAAAAACAAGCAGAGTCCCCACCACTATCATGGCTTGTTGTGTCCTTCAGAATATTTGTATAGATGTTGGAGATCCGAGTGCTATAGACCCCGTTGAGGATGACGATGAAATGGATCAAAGTTCTTGCAATGGAGATGAGCAGTCTGACGCAAGGGGCATTAGAGAAGATATTATGAACTATTTATCATAG